Proteins encoded in a region of the Ptychodera flava strain L36383 chromosome 4, AS_Pfla_20210202, whole genome shotgun sequence genome:
- the LOC139131681 gene encoding leukocyte elastase inhibitor-like isoform X2 encodes MATPQGYQNILKLSRSNSKFAIHLYQALSHKGASENFFFSPISISTALAMTYIGARGNTSTQMGQVLGFNELEFSQLHSTFNEFNSMLYNPDRPYKIKSANRLFGQESYTFLPEFLEASAQHYGAQLKAVDFATKTEEARLMINAWVEEQTEGKIKDLLAAGTLDPLSTLVLVNAIYFKGDWASKFRVEATKNGDFFISKDNKVTVPMMMQKAKFNFGFDSDLDCQLLELPYVGGHLSMVLILPTKVDGLPKLESRLNTDLLDSWPKVMGNTTVVVTIPKFKLEQTFSLNDQLTALGMSDLFSAGRADLSGVAGNNELYVSKVIHKAFVEVNEEGTEAAAATAVVMRKRSIEMPARFTADHPFLFIIRDNRSNAILFMGRYSRRPDEGNVKDEL; translated from the coding sequence ATGGCGACTCCACAAGGATATCAGAATATCTTAAAGCTTTCAAGGTCCAATTCAAAGTTTGCCATACATCTGTATCAGGCCCTGAGCCACAAAGGAGCCAGTGAAAATTTCTTCTTTTCGCCTatcagcatctcaacagcattgGCAATGACATACATCGGAGCTCGTGGCAACACATCTACTCAGATGGGCCAGGTACTGGGATTCAATGAACTTGAGTTTTCACAACTGCATTCAACTTTCAACGAGTTCAACAGCATGCTGTACAACCCAGACAGGCCATACAAGATCAAATCAGCCAACCGACTCTTTGGACAAGAGAGCTATACTTTCCTACCAGAGTTCCTAGAGGCAAGTGCCCAACACTATGGTGCTCAGCTGAAGGCAGTGGATTTTGCAACAAAGACAGAGGAAGCTAGACTCATGATTAATGCATGGGTGGAAGAGCAGACAGAGGGAAAAATCAAGGACTTGCTGGCAGCAGGGACGCTAGACCCACTGTCCACACTAGTTTTAGTAAATGCTATCTATTTCAAAGGTGACTGGGCCTCCAAATTCAGGGTTGAAGCCACCAAAAATGGTGATTTTTTCATCAGCAAAGACAACAAAGTTACAGTGCCTATGATGATGCAGAAAGCAAAGTTTAATTTTGGTTTTGATTCTGATCTTGACTGTCAACTGTTAGAGTTACCATATGTAGGGGGTCATCTGAGTATGGTGTTGATTTTGCCGACAAAAGTGGATGGGCTGCCAAAACTGGAAAGTAGACTAAACACCGATCTCCTGGATTCTTGGCCTAAAGTCATGGGAAACACCACTGTTGTGGTCACCATTCCTAAGTTTAAACTGGAACAAACCTTCTCTTTGAATGATCAGTTGACCGCCTTGGGAATGTCTGACCTCTTCAGTGCAGGCAGAGCTGATTTGTCAGGCGTTGCCGGCAACAATGAACTgtatgtgtcaaaggtcattcacaaGGCATTTGTCGAAGTCAATGAAGAAGGCACTGAAGCAGCTGCCGCTACTGCTGTTGTGATGCGCAAGCGTTCCATTGAAATGCCTGCTAGATTCACTGCAGATCATCCATTTCTTTTCATAATTCGTGACAACCGCAGCAATGCTATCTTGTTCATGGGCAGATACAGCCGTCGACCTGACGAAGGCAATGTAAAAGatgaactttaa
- the LOC139131681 gene encoding leukocyte elastase inhibitor-like isoform X1 yields the protein MVTKFFLLLIVLAVVMATPQGYQNILKLSRSNSKFAIHLYQALSHKGASENFFFSPISISTALAMTYIGARGNTSTQMGQVLGFNELEFSQLHSTFNEFNSMLYNPDRPYKIKSANRLFGQESYTFLPEFLEASAQHYGAQLKAVDFATKTEEARLMINAWVEEQTEGKIKDLLAAGTLDPLSTLVLVNAIYFKGDWASKFRVEATKNGDFFISKDNKVTVPMMMQKAKFNFGFDSDLDCQLLELPYVGGHLSMVLILPTKVDGLPKLESRLNTDLLDSWPKVMGNTTVVVTIPKFKLEQTFSLNDQLTALGMSDLFSAGRADLSGVAGNNELYVSKVIHKAFVEVNEEGTEAAAATAVVMRKRSIEMPARFTADHPFLFIIRDNRSNAILFMGRYSRRPDEGNVKDEL from the coding sequence ATGGTGACAAAGTTTTTCCTTCTTCTGATTGTACTTGCAGTTGTCATGGCGACTCCACAAGGATATCAGAATATCTTAAAGCTTTCAAGGTCCAATTCAAAGTTTGCCATACATCTGTATCAGGCCCTGAGCCACAAAGGAGCCAGTGAAAATTTCTTCTTTTCGCCTatcagcatctcaacagcattgGCAATGACATACATCGGAGCTCGTGGCAACACATCTACTCAGATGGGCCAGGTACTGGGATTCAATGAACTTGAGTTTTCACAACTGCATTCAACTTTCAACGAGTTCAACAGCATGCTGTACAACCCAGACAGGCCATACAAGATCAAATCAGCCAACCGACTCTTTGGACAAGAGAGCTATACTTTCCTACCAGAGTTCCTAGAGGCAAGTGCCCAACACTATGGTGCTCAGCTGAAGGCAGTGGATTTTGCAACAAAGACAGAGGAAGCTAGACTCATGATTAATGCATGGGTGGAAGAGCAGACAGAGGGAAAAATCAAGGACTTGCTGGCAGCAGGGACGCTAGACCCACTGTCCACACTAGTTTTAGTAAATGCTATCTATTTCAAAGGTGACTGGGCCTCCAAATTCAGGGTTGAAGCCACCAAAAATGGTGATTTTTTCATCAGCAAAGACAACAAAGTTACAGTGCCTATGATGATGCAGAAAGCAAAGTTTAATTTTGGTTTTGATTCTGATCTTGACTGTCAACTGTTAGAGTTACCATATGTAGGGGGTCATCTGAGTATGGTGTTGATTTTGCCGACAAAAGTGGATGGGCTGCCAAAACTGGAAAGTAGACTAAACACCGATCTCCTGGATTCTTGGCCTAAAGTCATGGGAAACACCACTGTTGTGGTCACCATTCCTAAGTTTAAACTGGAACAAACCTTCTCTTTGAATGATCAGTTGACCGCCTTGGGAATGTCTGACCTCTTCAGTGCAGGCAGAGCTGATTTGTCAGGCGTTGCCGGCAACAATGAACTgtatgtgtcaaaggtcattcacaaGGCATTTGTCGAAGTCAATGAAGAAGGCACTGAAGCAGCTGCCGCTACTGCTGTTGTGATGCGCAAGCGTTCCATTGAAATGCCTGCTAGATTCACTGCAGATCATCCATTTCTTTTCATAATTCGTGACAACCGCAGCAATGCTATCTTGTTCATGGGCAGATACAGCCGTCGACCTGACGAAGGCAATGTAAAAGatgaactttaa